In Cellulomonas sp. Y8, the genomic stretch CTTCCGGTTCGACCCGGCGTACGCGCGCGACGTCGTGCTCGCGGCCGTCGAGGCCGGCGCGGAGACCGTCGTGCTCTGCGACACCAACGGCGGGATGCTGCCGTTCCAGGTGACCGAGGTGGTCCGCGACCTGCGCGCCGCGCTCGGCACCGCCGACGCCCTGACCCGGCTCGGCGTGCACGCGCACAACGACTCGGGCTGCGCGGTCGCGAACTCGCTCGCGGCGGTCGAGGCCGGCGCCGTGCACCTGCAGGGCACCGTCAACGGCTACGGCGAGCGCACCGGCAACGCCGACCTGCTGGCGACCGTCGCCAACCTCGAGCTGAAGACCGGCCGCAGCGTGCTGGTCCCGCCGGCCGACCGCCCGGGCGGGCTCGCCGAGATGACCCGGATCGCGCACCAGATCAGCGAGATCACGAACATCGCGCCGTTCGCCCGCCAGCCGTACGTCGGCGCGAGCGCGTTCGCGCACAAGGCCGGGCTGCACGCCTCCGCGATCCGCGTCGACCCCGACCTCTACCAGCACATCGACCCGCAGGCCGTCGGCAACGACATGCGGATGCTGGTGTCCGAGATGGCCGGCCGCGCGTCGATCGAGCTCAAGGGCCGCGAGCTCGGCTTCGACCTGGCCGGGCAGGACGAGGTGCTCACCCGCGTGACCAACCGGGTCAAGGACGCCGAGGCGCAGGGCTACACCTACGACGCCGCCGACGCGTCGTTCGAGCTGCTGCTCGCCGAGGAGGTCGACGGCTCCCGCCCGGCGTACTTCCGGGTCGAGTCCTGGCGGACGATCATCGAGCGCGCGGGCTCCCGGGGCACGCCGGCCACGGCCGAGGCCACCGTGAAGCTGCACGCCGGCGGCGAGCGGATCGTCGCCACCGGCGAGGGCAACGGCCCGGTCAACGCCCTGGACCACGCGCTGCGGCTCGCGCTCCAGCGGGTGTACCCCGAGCTGGCGGCCTTCGAGCTGATCGACTTCAAGGTGCGCATCCTGGACGCGATGCACGGCACCGACGCGGTGACCCGGGTGCTCATCGAGACGAGCGACGGCCAGACCGCGTGGAGCACCGTGGGCGTGGGGCCGAACCTGATCGAGGCGTCCTGGGAGGCGCTGACGGACTCGGCGATCTGGGGCCTGCGGAACCGGGGCATCACGCCGCGCTGACCGGGACGGTGTCTCGCCGAGATGGCACCTCTCGGCTGTGCGCAGACGCCGCAGGACAGCCGAGAGTTGCCATCTCGGCGGGGGTGGCGGGCATGGTGGTGTCCGTGAGGGTCGTCGTCGCGGTGGACGCGTTCAAGGGGTGCCTCTCCAGCACCGAGGCCGGGGAGGCGGTCGCCGCCGGGGTGCGTGCCGCGGATCCCGGTGGGGCGGTGCGGGTCCTGCCGGTCGCCGACGGGGGCGAGGGGACCGTCGACGCGCTGCTCGCCGCGCGACCCGGGCGCCGGGTGGTCGCGCGGGTCGTGGACGCGGTCGGGCGGCCGGTGGACGCCGTGTACGCACTGCTGGACGAGGCGCCCGGACCGACCGCGGTCGTCGAGGCGGCCTCGTGCGTCGGTCTCGCCCAGGTCGACCTCGGCCCCGACCTGCCCCCGCGCGCGGGCTCGGCGGGGCTGGGCCTGCTGGTCCGGCACGCGGTCGACCACGGCGCGCGCCGGGTGGTCGCCGCGCTCGGCGGCACGGCCTGCACCGACGGCGGGCTGGGGCTGCTGATCGCGCTGGGGGCGTCGGCCCACGACCGCGACGGGGCGCCGCTCGGGGCGCCCGGCACCAACCCCCTGTGGGACTTCGGCACGCTCGACGCGCTGCCGGACCTCGGCGGGGTCGACCTGGTCGTGCTCACCGACGTCGACAGCCCGCTGCACGGCCCCGACGGCGCGGCGCACGTGTTCGGGCCGCAGAAGGGCGCGACGCCGGAGCAGGTGGCGCACCTGGACGGCCGGCTCACCGCGTGGGGCGCGGCGCTCGCGGCGCACGGGCACCCCGTCGCGGACCGGCCGGGCGCCGGGGCCGCGGGCGGGCTGGGCGCGGCGCTGCTGGCGCTCGGCGCGGAGCGGGAGCCCGGGTTCGGGCACGTGGCGCGGGCCGTCGGGCTGGCGGACGCGGTCGCCGGTGCGGACCTCGTGCTGACCGGGGAGGGCCGGCTCGACGCGCAGACGGCGCGCGGCAAGACCCCGGCGGGCGTGGCGGCGCTCGGGCGTGCAGCGGGGGCGGTGGTCGTGGCGCTCGCGGGTGCGGTCGAGCTCGACCCCGACGACCCCGCCGGCCCGTTCGACGCGGTGCTGCCCGTGCACCCGCGGCCGCTCCCGCTCGCCGAGGCGCTCGACCCCGAGACGACCGCCGCGCACCTCGCCGCCATGGCCGCGCAGGTCACCCGCCTCGTCGCCGCAGCACGCCGCCCCCTCGCGCCGGGCGGCGGCCCGCAATAGCGTGGCGCGGGACAGCGCCCCCGGCCCAGGGAGAACCCGATGACGGAGCCCGCGCGCCCGCCCGCACCCGCCGACCGGCCCGGGCCCGCCGGACGCCCGCCGGGGGAGCCGCCCGCGAAGACCCGGCTCCCGCGTGACCGGGCCTGGCCCTGGCTGCTGACCTTGGTCCTGGCGCTCGCCGCGGGCGTGCTGCTGGCCTGGCGGCCCTGGGCGCCGGCGCCCGAGCCGGGTGCGGCGGCCCCGGACGCGACGGCGTCGGCCTCCCCGACGTCGACCGCGGAGCCGTCGGCGACGGCGACGTCCGGAGCCGCGTCCGGCACCGGCGCGTTCGACGCCGACTCCGCCCCCGCGCTGTTCCTCACGGACGCCGAGCTCGCCGAGGCGGTGCCGATGGCCGCGGGCCAGTCGCTCGCGGACGCGCCGGAGGCGCAGTGGGGCCTGCCCGAGCGCTCGACGGTCGACCCGTCCGCGTGCACGCCCGCGGTCACGACCACCGAGCGGGAGCCCGACGTGTTCCTGCGCCGGTTCGCCAGCGACGACGCGGTGACCGTCATCCAGTCCGTCCTGGTGCTCGCCGACGACGCGGCCGCGCAGGAGGCGTTCGACGCGCTGGTCGGCACGCTCGAGGACTGCGACGCCTACCAGCAGACCAACCCCGGGACGGACGGCGGCGCGTGGACCGCGGACCCGCCGACGACCGACCGCGGCACCGTGCCGACCGTCGTGCGCGCCCTGACCCTGACGGCCGAGGGCGCGACCAGCCCCGAGGTCGAGGTGACCGCCCTCGCCGGCAACGCGCTCGTGACGACGACGGCCTCGGGCGTGGACCCGGCGGCCGAGCCCGCGGACCCGGCCACGCTCGCGGGCGTCGCCCGGAGCAGCGCCGAGCGCGCGCTGGCCGGCCTGGGCTGACCCAAGGGGTGCGCTCGGCGCCGCCCCGTCGCGCTCGGCTGGGCCGCGGCCCCGGCCGGGGCGAGGATGGCCCCATGAGCGACGCACGGACGGTGGCGGTGCTGGGCACCGGGATCATGGGCGCGGCGATGGCGCGCAACCTGCTGCGGGCGGGGCACACCGTCCGGGTGTGGAACCGGAGCGCGGCGAGGGCCGAGCCGCTGGCCGCGGACGGCGCCGTCGTCGCGGGCACGCCCGCCGAGGC encodes the following:
- a CDS encoding glycerate kinase, coding for MRVVVAVDAFKGCLSSTEAGEAVAAGVRAADPGGAVRVLPVADGGEGTVDALLAARPGRRVVARVVDAVGRPVDAVYALLDEAPGPTAVVEAASCVGLAQVDLGPDLPPRAGSAGLGLLVRHAVDHGARRVVAALGGTACTDGGLGLLIALGASAHDRDGAPLGAPGTNPLWDFGTLDALPDLGGVDLVVLTDVDSPLHGPDGAAHVFGPQKGATPEQVAHLDGRLTAWGAALAAHGHPVADRPGAGAAGGLGAALLALGAEREPGFGHVARAVGLADAVAGADLVLTGEGRLDAQTARGKTPAGVAALGRAAGAVVVALAGAVELDPDDPAGPFDAVLPVHPRPLPLAEALDPETTAAHLAAMAAQVTRLVAAARRPLAPGGGPQ
- the cimA gene encoding citramalate synthase is translated as MPRGGAAHPATGGPAAFDVYDTTLRDGAQQEGMNLSVADKLAIAPLLDDLGVGYIEGGWPGAIPKDTEFFARAAKELDLRHAVLAAFGATRKPGVRAWDDPQLRALLDSEAPVVTLVAKSDSRHVERALRTTGAENLAMVADSVRLLVQEGRRVVVDAEHFFDGFRFDPAYARDVVLAAVEAGAETVVLCDTNGGMLPFQVTEVVRDLRAALGTADALTRLGVHAHNDSGCAVANSLAAVEAGAVHLQGTVNGYGERTGNADLLATVANLELKTGRSVLVPPADRPGGLAEMTRIAHQISEITNIAPFARQPYVGASAFAHKAGLHASAIRVDPDLYQHIDPQAVGNDMRMLVSEMAGRASIELKGRELGFDLAGQDEVLTRVTNRVKDAEAQGYTYDAADASFELLLAEEVDGSRPAYFRVESWRTIIERAGSRGTPATAEATVKLHAGGERIVATGEGNGPVNALDHALRLALQRVYPELAAFELIDFKVRILDAMHGTDAVTRVLIETSDGQTAWSTVGVGPNLIEASWEALTDSAIWGLRNRGITPR
- a CDS encoding sensor domain-containing protein; translation: MTEPARPPAPADRPGPAGRPPGEPPAKTRLPRDRAWPWLLTLVLALAAGVLLAWRPWAPAPEPGAAAPDATASASPTSTAEPSATATSGAASGTGAFDADSAPALFLTDAELAEAVPMAAGQSLADAPEAQWGLPERSTVDPSACTPAVTTTEREPDVFLRRFASDDAVTVIQSVLVLADDAAAQEAFDALVGTLEDCDAYQQTNPGTDGGAWTADPPTTDRGTVPTVVRALTLTAEGATSPEVEVTALAGNALVTTTASGVDPAAEPADPATLAGVARSSAERALAGLG